A segment of the Arachis hypogaea cultivar Tifrunner chromosome 5, arahy.Tifrunner.gnm2.J5K5, whole genome shotgun sequence genome:
TGTCAAACACTCAAACTCGAGAGAGAGAGGACACGTACTATTCCcggtatttaattttaaaacaatgttattttttttttataaaaatcaatgacaaaaaatagaaatgataataaaaactattttttgccAATCCAATAGGCCAGCTTTGAACATTTTTGGTATTGAACCCTGCTATtgaacataaaaaaatatcatacgGCTTCTTATTGGGCCTCCATTTCTTTAGTCTTTTAAGTTTCAGGTATTCAGGTATTCTTGTATGAACTATGAACTCCTCACCTAGTTTGGCGCCTGCGCTTTACGGTCACAGCTGGTCTTCACTTCACTTCTCCAGATGTTATGGCTGATATTGATCCCCACACCTTGACCTGCCACGCCTGCGGAAACGTCGGCCTCGTCGACGGCGATGACGGATTTTTCTACTGCAACCGCTGCGGTTCCCGCTCCGAGGATGTTGTCGACACCGCCGTCGACGACAACGATCTCTACAAAAGCGGCGGCGCCTCCGCCGGCATATACCTCGCCAGCCAGCAGCGCCATCGAACTTCAACCGTCGCAATCAAAGCGGAGCCAATCTCCCAGTACGACTCACAATCGGTTCTCCTCCGCAACCTCGGCTTGGACGACGACGACAACCAAACCCCTGGCCGGAGCAACGCCTTCGAGGTGAAGAGAGAGGAGGAGAATTACGCTCCGCTTTTCGGCGATATTCACTCTGTTCCCGAAGATTTTGCTGACGTGGctggcgccaatgttctgagctTTGAGGATTACCAGAATGAAGTTAGGATGAGGTACGTGTTAGGGTTGCAGATTATGGTTCAGCTTCAGTGTGAGGCGTTGGTTAAGGAGTTCAAGGTTACGCCTTTGATTTGCGGGTTGATGCCGCCCATTTGGTTGAGGTTCGTGTTCGGAACTGGTGTCTTCAATGATGATTGGGCTGATCAAGTTATCCATGACTCTGAGATGCAGCATGAAGAAGGTCCTAACACTATCAATCTTCGCTTCTATTTTGCATCTTTACGCCTCTtttgttgcattgcattgcattcatctttatttatttattttaatttctgcacatgCAATTTTGAATATTACAATTTGATAAAATGATTTAGTcacaaatttaagaagtttaaggTAGCAGTACTTGTGCACCGTAGGTGTTTGGCTATTTGCCAATTTAATGGCTCGTGATTTTTCATATATCTTCATGAAGTCACAAACATTGCAGGGTCTTTTCCTGTTGGTCTAGTTCTGAACGTGCTAATCCATTTCTATGTATAGGGAGGGTCAAGATTGAACATGATTTCCGATATTTGGTTTATTGTGCGTCATTGTGTGTTGGTCTTGAAAGGCTCTAGGCTAAATGCTTTTTGTTGATTTCTGGTGAAGTTCAGTGAAACTTGATATTAAGTTAGCTAAAAATTTAATCACCCTAGCATCTTGTGTTTGATTAGTCACAACTCAATTTGGCATTCATTAAGCTTAAAGTTGATTTTTAATTATTGCTATTTTAACAACAGGACCAAAGGATTGGTTATGAAGTTATACACTTAATGTTTAGGATAGTTTCTCCTTTCCATTGCATAGAaggaacttttctttcttttcttttgtttgagtcatCTGTTCTTGTAATTCACTGAGTTTATTTCTCCCTTGGTAACTTGGTTTCAGAAGAACCCGAAGATCGTAAGACACGGGCTAAATACAGAGATGAACCCTACAATTTATATGGCCAGCGTGCCGTGATGATATGGTTCAGGGCCTTAAAGAAAAGGATTCCACCATCCTGTACTCTTGCTGTTTCTTTTCTGGCATGTCATGTTGCAAGGGAACCTGTCCTGCCATCTGACTTAATCAAGGGGACACTGGAAGCGAAGATTCCGTATATTTCTGCATTTGTTGAAATTGAAAAGCGTCTTGGACGGCCATCAAGTGCATGTCCTATTAGTTCAAGTGTGATGTTCAAGCCTCAGCGAGTTCTTACGGTACTGAAACTAGAAAAATTTGCTGCATCAATTGCTCAGTTCATAGGCTTGGAGTTACCTCCAGTGAATTTCTTTGGAATAGCACGTCGATATCTTCAGAGATTATCTCTTCCTTCTGAAAAGATTCTTCCTCATGTAAGCCGCATATATGAATGGGCCATGCCTCCAGATTTGTGGTTATCCTTATCCAAAAGACATTTTAAGCTACCTATTCATGTTTGTGTGATGTCAATTCTGGTTGTAGCAATAAGAATGTTGTTTAACATAAATGGTTCGGGAGAATGGGAGAAAAGTTTGTCCAACAAAGGTAATACCAAAGACAATGGCGAGAAGGGTACAGCTTTTTCCTCCCGTGATAGACGTAATTCTAGTGAAGAAGATTTGGATAAAGACAAAATGAAACAACAGGAAAATGAATTAGACACTTCAGGACTTCTCCAACACCTTCAAGCAATATATAATGATCTTGCAGATATCCCAGGTGCTCTTTATTTACTAAGATCAATATGTTTTTAGCCACTCTTCATGAGTTTATATTCTAGTTTCCTCTTATTTCAGCAAAAGTTAAAAGATTAGCTAACACCCAATATTTTATTGACAGAGTATTCAAAAGACCTGTCAACATATCTCAAACACTGTAGGGATGTTGTCTTTGCTGGGTCAGAGGCGTCATATGGGAATTACGAAGAAGAAAAGATGATAGAGTACTTATGGAACTTTTATATGAATGAAAAGGTAATTCAAGGCTTGATTGAGTTGTACTTTTGGCACACACAAgctttagaattaaaatatgtCGTAACCACTTTCAACTTCTTTCCCTTGGTGCATCAAGAGGGAAGTTTCCCCTGTGGTCATGATCTCTTGTCTTTGGGACATGAGCAATGCCTGTGGACTTCGATTTTTATTCTCACTTGTTTTTCATCAAATGCGAATGCATTTGTCAACTCATGTCTATCTACCATCTAATGTAAAGTGTTTTGATTTGTTTGTCCTTGCTTGCTAGCTACATTGTGAACAATTCATTCTAAAATCAATTCTTATTCAATGATATTTTGTATATCAGGATACTAAGCCTTCAGTACATGGAGAACAATCTAACAGTTCTTTTAATCAAACAAGGTTGAGGGATAATGCATCGGTTGGTAGGACATCTGGGAGGGAGAGGACAAGTAAAGAACATTCTAATCAGCCATCTCTTAATGACGCCACCAGCCTTGGAAATCATTTGCCTGAAAATGTGGATAAAGACGATGGGGACAATGACAAGGACGATGATTCCTCAAAGAGTTTTAGAGGCAGTGATGTATCAGATTCCAATGCGCACAGTTCAGAAAAACCTCATGTCAAGGAAGCCATTGCACGGATGAAGTtagacatggaggagaatagGTTCTACTATATACCACCTATTGTCAAGAAGAAAAGACGACACGATTATCTTCACTATTTGAGGAAGATAGATGAAGGTGCCTTGGAGTATGTTGCTCATGCTGATTACTACATCCTGCTTCGGGCTTGCGCTAGGGTCGCACAAGTTGACGTTCGGATTATGCATATTGGTGTGTTGAAGCTCGAAAGAAGACTTGCTTGGTTAGAGGAACAGATCGACGAATGCTTGCAGTTGAAACCAGAGAAAATTTCTTGCAAGTTCTGCAGTGATGCGGCCCCTGAAAATGAATCTGATGATGTACCTGGGCTGTCAGATTTGGatatttgagaattatttttCCTTGTTATAGTTTAAAAATCAATGCTTCGTACACATTTTTATGGCTTCAACATAACAGGTTAAGATGGAAGTTTATTATGAATATCAAGGATCAATGTAGTCATGTAGATAAACTTTATGACCAACCACACccgaataattaaaaaatgacataaaagaaatatttatgaactattatatattaactTGGCGGCGAATCCTAATTTGTTATTCCACGAGTGCAATACTAGAGCTAACATACAATACTATGATGGCATCACATAGATGTTGGTAACTAGAACAAAAAACTAAATGAGAATATTATGATAAAGTTATGGATCATAAACAGTGGGAATCAAACACAAGGCATGTTTTCTTCCAATTGCCAAGCCAGCGAGTTCAGTCATGTCCACATCCTCA
Coding sequences within it:
- the LOC112800636 gene encoding TATA box-binding protein-associated factor RNA polymerase I subunit B, with the translated sequence MADIDPHTLTCHACGNVGLVDGDDGFFYCNRCGSRSEDVVDTAVDDNDLYKSGGASAGIYLASQQRHRTSTVAIKAEPISQYDSQSVLLRNLGLDDDDNQTPGRSNAFEVKREEENYAPLFGDIHSVPEDFADVAGANVLSFEDYQNEVRMRYVLGLQIMVQLQCEALVKEFKVTPLICGLMPPIWLRFVFGTGVFNDDWADQVIHDSEMQHEEEEPEDRKTRAKYRDEPYNLYGQRAVMIWFRALKKRIPPSCTLAVSFLACHVAREPVLPSDLIKGTLEAKIPYISAFVEIEKRLGRPSSACPISSSVMFKPQRVLTVLKLEKFAASIAQFIGLELPPVNFFGIARRYLQRLSLPSEKILPHVSRIYEWAMPPDLWLSLSKRHFKLPIHVCVMSILVVAIRMLFNINGSGEWEKSLSNKGNTKDNGEKGTAFSSRDRRNSSEEDLDKDKMKQQENELDTSGLLQHLQAIYNDLADIPEYSKDLSTYLKHCRDVVFAGSEASYGNYEEEKMIEYLWNFYMNEKDTKPSVHGEQSNSSFNQTRLRDNASVGRTSGRERTSKEHSNQPSLNDATSLGNHLPENVDKDDGDNDKDDDSSKSFRGSDVSDSNAHSSEKPHVKEAIARMKLDMEENRFYYIPPIVKKKRRHDYLHYLRKIDEGALEYVAHADYYILLRACARVAQVDVRIMHIGVLKLERRLAWLEEQIDECLQLKPEKISCKFCSDAAPENESDDVPGLSDLDI